One genomic window of Deltaproteobacteria bacterium includes the following:
- the mdh gene encoding malate dehydrogenase, with protein sequence MGRKKITIVGAGHVGAHTALWVALKELGDVVLLDIVEGVPQGKGLDLFEASPIEDFDARITGTNDYDDTADSDVVIVTAGLPRKPGMSRSDLITTNSGIVKSVVTEIVRRSPQAHLIIVTNPLDVMVYAAWKLSGLDPHRVVGLSGALDGSRLRSFLAMELGVSVEDVHAMVIGGHADEMVPLVRYSTVSGIPVSQLMSPERIEAVVKRTRTAGGEIVGLLKTGSAYYAPSAAAAEMCEAIIRDKKRVIPCAAYCDGEYGVKDMFIGVPVVLGAKGVERIIEVELDSDERREFDRSVEAVRGLIAELRL encoded by the coding sequence ATGGGCCGAAAGAAGATCACCATCGTCGGCGCGGGACACGTGGGCGCGCATACGGCGCTATGGGTGGCGCTCAAGGAGCTCGGAGACGTGGTGCTCCTCGACATCGTCGAGGGCGTTCCCCAGGGCAAGGGGCTCGACCTCTTCGAGGCATCGCCCATAGAAGACTTCGACGCGCGCATCACGGGCACCAACGACTACGACGACACGGCGGACTCCGACGTGGTGATAGTCACGGCCGGGCTTCCGAGAAAGCCCGGCATGAGCCGAAGCGATCTCATAACCACCAATTCGGGCATAGTCAAGAGCGTGGTCACCGAGATCGTGCGCCGCTCGCCGCAGGCCCACCTCATAATCGTCACCAATCCGCTGGACGTCATGGTATACGCCGCGTGGAAGCTCAGCGGTCTCGACCCCCACAGGGTCGTGGGGCTCTCGGGAGCGCTCGACGGCTCGCGCCTGCGCTCTTTCCTCGCCATGGAACTCGGCGTCTCGGTCGAGGACGTTCACGCCATGGTCATCGGCGGCCACGCCGACGAGATGGTGCCGCTGGTGAGGTATTCGACCGTCTCCGGCATACCGGTGAGCCAGCTCATGAGTCCCGAGAGGATCGAGGCCGTGGTGAAGCGCACCAGGACGGCGGGAGGAGAGATCGTCGGGCTCCTGAAGACGGGAAGCGCGTACTACGCCCCCAGCGCCGCGGCGGCCGAGATGTGCGAGGCCATCATAAGGGACAAGAAGCGGGTCATCCCCTGCGCCGCCTACTGCGACGGAGAGTACGGCGTGAAGGATATGTTCATCGGCGTGCCCGTAGTGCTCGGCGCAAAGGGCGTGGAGAGGATAATCGAGGTGGAACTCGACAGTGACGAGCGCCGCGAGTTCGACAGGAGCGTCGAGGCCGTAAGAGGACTCATAGCGGAACTCAGGCTCTGA
- a CDS encoding fumarate hydratase: MWRPTGGSGRARRGLFTPLRPEPPVGRPAGAEETLIDYSGGRGGTRACGPSTESFPRRRCVRAGEGVRIVRTEEITAAVRDLCMRAATELGADVASALRSALEREESPLGREILKQIVDNFEIAASEGRPMCQDTGIPVFFIEVGREAAVDGPLEDAVNEGVRRGYEEGYLRKSVCHPLTRENTGDNTPAVIHTTLVEGDGVRIKFAPKGAGSENMSRLAMLKPSQGIEGVKDFVVETVRQGGGNPCPPIVIGVGIGGNFEKSAILAKKALLRPIGSANGDAGLEALEKELVERINRLGIGPMGFGGVTTALAVHVESAPCHIASLPVAVNIQCHAARHKEVEL, from the coding sequence ATGTGGCGGCCCACGGGAGGTTCGGGCCGCGCCAGGCGGGGTTTGTTTACGCCTTTGCGGCCCGAACCTCCCGTGGGCCGTCCCGCAGGGGCCGAGGAAACTCTGATTGATTACTCCGGGGGGAGGGGGGGAACGCGGGCCTGTGGCCCTTCTACAGAAAGTTTCCCCCGGAGGCGCTGCGTAAGAGCGGGAGAGGGAGTGAGGATCGTAAGGACGGAGGAGATAACGGCGGCCGTGCGGGATCTCTGCATGAGGGCCGCCACGGAGCTTGGGGCCGACGTGGCCTCGGCGCTTCGCTCCGCGCTCGAGCGCGAGGAGTCGCCGCTGGGCCGGGAGATCCTCAAGCAGATCGTCGACAACTTCGAGATAGCCGCCTCCGAGGGCCGACCCATGTGCCAGGACACGGGCATACCGGTCTTCTTCATCGAGGTGGGGCGCGAGGCGGCCGTCGACGGCCCGCTCGAGGACGCCGTGAACGAGGGCGTGCGCCGCGGCTACGAGGAGGGGTATCTGCGCAAGTCGGTCTGTCATCCCCTGACGCGCGAGAACACGGGAGACAACACGCCGGCCGTCATCCACACAACCCTCGTCGAGGGGGACGGCGTGCGCATAAAGTTCGCGCCCAAGGGCGCGGGCAGCGAGAACATGAGCAGGCTCGCCATGCTCAAGCCCTCGCAGGGGATCGAGGGCGTGAAGGACTTCGTCGTCGAGACGGTGCGCCAGGGGGGCGGCAATCCCTGTCCTCCCATAGTCATCGGCGTGGGCATAGGCGGAAACTTCGAGAAGTCGGCGATCCTCGCCAAGAAGGCGTTGTTGCGGCCCATAGGTTCGGCCAACGGCGACGCCGGGCTCGAGGCCCTCGAAAAGGAGCTCGTCGAAAGGATAAACCGTCTCGGCATAGGTCCCATGGGCTTCGGCGGCGTCACAACGGCCCTGGCCGTACACGTCGAGAGTGCGCCGTGCCACATAGCGAGCCTTCCGGTGGCGGTGAACATCCAGTGCCACGCGGCGCGCCACAAGGAGGTCGAGCTCTGA
- a CDS encoding Fe-S-containing hydro-lyase, protein MTEVKRITPPLGDDDVAALRAGDRVLITGTLYTARDAAHKRLVELLDRGGELPFDIRGQLIYYVGPTPARPGEIIGSAGPTTSGRMDAYTPRLLELGLKGTIGKGARSDEVKEAMKRFRAVYMAAVGGAAALIARSIKRAEIVAYEDLGPEAVRRLEVADFPAIVVNDMYGGDLFVEGVEKYRKE, encoded by the coding sequence ATGACGGAAGTCAAAAGGATAACGCCGCCTCTGGGCGACGACGACGTGGCCGCCCTCAGGGCCGGCGACAGGGTGCTCATAACGGGCACCCTCTACACGGCCCGCGACGCGGCCCACAAGAGGCTCGTGGAGCTGCTCGACAGGGGCGGGGAGCTTCCGTTTGACATAAGGGGGCAGCTCATATATTATGTCGGTCCCACGCCAGCCCGTCCCGGCGAGATCATAGGCTCGGCCGGACCGACGACGAGCGGCCGCATGGACGCCTACACGCCCAGGCTCCTCGAGCTCGGGCTGAAGGGCACCATCGGCAAGGGCGCCCGGAGCGACGAGGTCAAGGAGGCGATGAAGCGTTTCAGGGCCGTCTACATGGCCGCCGTCGGCGGGGCCGCGGCGCTCATCGCAAGGAGCATAAAGAGGGCCGAGATAGTGGCCTACGAGGACCTGGGACCCGAGGCGGTGCGAAGGCTCGAGGTCGCGGACTTCCCGGCCATAGTGGTGAACGACATGTACGGCGGCGACCTCTTCGTCGAGGGCGTCGAGAAGTACAGGAAAGAGTAG